A genomic region of Serratia quinivorans contains the following coding sequences:
- a CDS encoding Bacterial Ig-like domain (group 1), producing the protein MNNGVDSATVTATVMNQGEPVGGETVTWQTSPGALSEASTVTGADGKTRVTLTDVGDKGDCVVVATLGNDSHKELKINILEAPRITGVYDDVGETQQDIQNYGTTDDMAPTLRGTAEAGGEVTLYRDGTSLATLQADDTGQWRYTVPVRYDGVYHYTVTTADDEVHTASEEFVLTIANPHASTPIVGAMVQNGTFLDNGESKTYTSGGLKYYVWGEPGRRVTLGLRNPAGKVSNANFGSPTVPDRGVIAITRKFYFDGDGEYTAYAHYVGESESDATYKFTLTKS; encoded by the coding sequence ATGAACAATGGTGTGGACAGTGCGACGGTGACCGCGACGGTCATGAATCAGGGGGAACCCGTTGGTGGCGAAACGGTGACCTGGCAAACGTCCCCGGGAGCCTTGAGCGAGGCATCGACAGTGACAGGTGCAGACGGAAAAACCCGCGTGACATTGACGGATGTTGGTGACAAGGGGGACTGTGTTGTTGTGGCCACGCTCGGTAATGATTCTCATAAAGAGCTCAAGATAAACATTCTGGAAGCGCCACGCATTACCGGTGTTTATGATGACGTGGGTGAGACGCAGCAGGATATCCAGAACTACGGAACCACGGACGATATGGCGCCAACCCTGAGGGGGACCGCGGAGGCGGGCGGTGAGGTCACGCTTTATCGGGATGGCACTTCCCTCGCGACCCTGCAGGCAGATGACACCGGACAGTGGCGTTACACCGTGCCTGTCCGCTATGACGGCGTTTATCATTACACGGTGACGACGGCGGATGATGAAGTGCACACTGCCTCGGAAGAGTTTGTTCTGACCATTGCCAATCCCCATGCCAGCACACCGATAGTGGGGGCGATGGTGCAAAATGGGACATTTCTCGATAACGGCGAAAGCAAGACCTACACCAGTGGGGGGCTTAAATATTATGTCTGGGGCGAGCCGGGGAGAAGAGTCACGTTGGGATTGCGTAATCCTGCAGGGAAGGTTAGTAATGCAAACTTTGGTAGCCCCACCGTGCCGGACAGAGGCGTCATTGCGATAACGCGGAAATTTTATTTTGATGGTGATGGTGAATATACCGCATATGCTCATTACGTTGGTGAAAGTGAGTCCGACGCCACCTATAAATTCACCCTGACGAAGTCCTGA
- a CDS encoding Invasin, whose product MTAKAGDGIPRTVEVSFVADDSTAVITDANLNVGSGAVADGTMTNAVTARVTDVNGNPLANQTVTFNVLTEGATITPHEVQTGADGNAGATVTSLTVGTYIVTAEVNGKGASKDTAFVADTDDGDLAVVNNDAVANGTATDSVQAKVTDANNNPVSGVDVTFTACKGAKVVTETGADDSMAVILTASKNALSGNGKNTVNVKVRIVDPSGMLVVGVNVSFTITCRTDSVLLRGSNSISDKNGCVVTPMKSRKAQYLPFVILVRASANGYIDGRKLLKVFKYDAIDQISTGGSDGSCIFTTKPGGDYLAWRVCS is encoded by the coding sequence GTGACGGCGAAAGCGGGTGATGGGATCCCACGCACAGTGGAGGTGAGCTTCGTGGCGGATGACAGCACGGCGGTGATCACGGATGCGAATCTAAATGTGGGTAGTGGAGCTGTAGCTGACGGCACCATGACGAATGCGGTCACTGCGAGAGTGACCGATGTGAACGGCAACCCGCTCGCCAACCAGACTGTGACGTTTAATGTGCTGACAGAGGGAGCGACCATCACGCCACATGAGGTGCAAACAGGGGCGGATGGTAATGCCGGTGCCACGGTGACAAGCCTGACGGTGGGCACCTATATAGTAACGGCGGAAGTGAACGGCAAGGGCGCGAGCAAGGACACTGCGTTCGTGGCAGACACCGATGACGGCGACCTAGCGGTCGTGAATAACGATGCTGTCGCTAACGGCACAGCCACTGACAGCGTACAGGCGAAGGTGACGGATGCGAACAACAACCCGGTCTCCGGCGTTGATGTGACGTTTACGGCGTGCAAAGGGGCGAAGGTGGTGACCGAAACGGGCGCGGACGACAGCATGGCGGTCATTTTGACGGCGAGTAAGAATGCTCTTAGCGGTAATGGTAAAAATACCGTCAATGTCAAAGTGAGAATTGTTGATCCAAGTGGGATGCTGGTCGTTGGTGTAAATGTGAGCTTCACGATAACATGTAGGACTGACTCTGTGTTATTGAGGGGCTCTAATTCCATATCTGATAAAAATGGTTGCGTTGTTACACCCATGAAAAGTCGTAAAGCACAATACTTACCCTTTGTAATATTGGTGCGCGCTAGTGCTAATGGGTACATTGATGGTAGAAAATTGCTAAAAGTATTTAAATATGATGCGATCGATCAGATTAGTACCGGTGGTTCAGATGGTTCTTGTATATTTACAACCAAACCGGGAGGAGACTATTTGGCATGGCGTGTATGCAGCTGA
- a CDS encoding Invasin: protein MPTINNPNATIHSLLLTGDNSPADGQTTNTVVAQVYDGDVAPLSGQMVTFDVDEGASIQSQVESNEQGFATATLTSTTAGVYTVTASINDSQKTVSSTFVPSDDGDGNNPNAVIESLYVSRDNAQADGAATNEVTAEVTDGDSGLLANQSVTFEADNGAVIQSPVLTDELGKARATLTSTEAMVVTVTATINASSSDVEVVFDESNSNDPTAYLAVLQTTDNNAVADGTTMNKVTAEVVGEGGKLLADQSVTFTVDNGAEIVSPGLTNTSGKATTTLTSLTSGKATVTASINDSSLETEVNFVEDGGNDPTAFISFFMVTEDDAVANGIDANEVTAEIVSGDNRLLAGQSVDFQVTNGAVVDSPVVTNPQGKAVTTLTSMRPGLSTVTALINNSKKSLNVVFTEPEGNDPTAEISSLRTLGDLAAADGQATNSVMVEVVDSNNVLLANQSVTFTATNDAVIVSPVLTDEHGKATTTLTSTVEGPVTVTAAINASTRSTDVTFSEGDITNPDAVIAGVYIGINNAVADGVAVNTVMAEVVDGDNRLLANQSVRFEADNGAVIQVTPVMTDERGKATASVSSLTTGACQVTASINDSTESTTINFVEWGGNDPEAVIGGLLVARDNAQADGIESNEVTVTVIDGDYHALAAQEVLFEADNGAVIQESARTDTAGKATTTLTNTTAGPSTVTASINDSTESVVVSFLDEHSTDVIDILVSDKAAIYNDGKDAATLTVSVLDVNNEMVAGATVTWSTTLGTLESATSETDVNGQAQVMLTADGDIGNAVVTATLDNGDKATSTISVQDVAETYTIIDLYQDNILVNDGVNSADLRAIVLYRDGAPVSHNSIPVYWETTLGTLRAATIQTDQSGWVDNYLTDLG from the coding sequence ATGCCTACTATTAATAATCCTAACGCCACCATTCACTCATTGCTGCTTACAGGTGATAATTCACCTGCTGACGGCCAGACGACGAATACTGTTGTTGCTCAGGTATATGACGGTGATGTTGCCCCGTTGTCCGGTCAGATGGTGACGTTCGATGTTGATGAAGGTGCCAGCATTCAAAGCCAGGTCGAAAGTAACGAGCAAGGGTTTGCCACGGCGACATTGACAAGTACCACTGCCGGCGTTTACACGGTAACGGCCAGCATCAATGACAGTCAGAAGACAGTGAGTTCGACCTTTGTCCCCAGCGATGATGGTGATGGCAACAACCCGAATGCGGTGATTGAGTCGCTGTATGTCTCACGGGACAATGCACAAGCCGATGGCGCGGCAACCAACGAGGTGACGGCTGAAGTCACCGACGGGGACAGCGGGCTGCTGGCAAACCAAAGCGTGACGTTTGAGGCGGATAATGGTGCCGTTATCCAGAGTCCGGTCCTGACCGATGAGCTGGGCAAAGCCAGAGCGACACTGACCAGCACCGAAGCGATGGTTGTCACGGTGACGGCGACCATAAACGCCAGCAGCAGTGACGTGGAAGTGGTGTTCGATGAGAGCAACAGCAATGACCCGACGGCCTATCTCGCGGTTTTGCAGACCACTGATAACAATGCGGTCGCCGATGGCACGACAATGAACAAGGTCACTGCTGAGGTGGTGGGTGAAGGCGGAAAACTGCTGGCAGACCAGAGCGTGACATTCACGGTGGATAATGGCGCCGAGATTGTCAGTCCGGGACTCACCAATACATCGGGCAAGGCCACGACAACCCTGACCAGTCTGACCTCTGGCAAAGCGACCGTCACCGCCAGCATCAATGACTCCAGCCTGGAAACCGAGGTGAATTTTGTTGAAGACGGCGGTAATGACCCGACCGCTTTTATCAGTTTCTTTATGGTTACTGAAGACGATGCTGTAGCGAATGGGATTGACGCCAATGAAGTGACCGCCGAGATTGTGAGTGGTGATAATCGTTTATTGGCGGGGCAGAGTGTGGATTTTCAGGTCACGAACGGGGCTGTCGTTGACTCTCCTGTGGTGACAAATCCGCAGGGCAAGGCGGTGACGACGCTGACCAGCATGAGGCCGGGTCTCTCCACGGTGACTGCGTTGATAAACAACAGTAAAAAGTCGTTGAACGTGGTATTTACCGAGCCTGAAGGCAATGACCCGACGGCGGAAATTTCCTCCTTGCGCACGCTGGGTGACCTGGCGGCCGCTGACGGGCAGGCGACCAACAGCGTCATGGTTGAGGTGGTCGACAGCAATAATGTCCTGTTAGCGAATCAGAGTGTGACGTTCACGGCGACAAACGATGCAGTGATTGTCAGTCCGGTGCTGACGGATGAACATGGCAAGGCGACGACGACGCTGACCAGCACTGTCGAGGGGCCCGTGACCGTAACCGCAGCCATCAATGCGAGCACCCGAAGTACCGATGTTACCTTTAGTGAGGGGGATATCACCAACCCGGATGCGGTGATTGCCGGGGTTTATATCGGCATCAATAATGCGGTGGCGGACGGCGTGGCCGTCAACACGGTGATGGCTGAGGTCGTGGACGGCGATAACCGGTTGCTGGCGAACCAGAGTGTACGCTTTGAGGCGGATAACGGTGCGGTCATTCAGGTTACCCCGGTAATGACAGATGAACGCGGCAAGGCGACAGCCTCCGTGAGTAGCCTGACGACGGGAGCATGTCAGGTGACGGCGAGCATCAATGACAGCACCGAGAGCACGACGATTAACTTTGTCGAGTGGGGCGGTAACGACCCGGAAGCCGTCATCGGCGGATTGCTTGTTGCCAGGGATAATGCCCAGGCGGATGGCATTGAGAGTAATGAGGTCACGGTGACGGTGATTGACGGTGATTATCATGCGCTGGCCGCTCAGGAGGTCCTCTTTGAGGCGGATAATGGGGCGGTCATTCAAGAGTCGGCAAGGACGGACACGGCAGGGAAGGCAACGACAACGTTGACGAATACCACCGCCGGCCCCAGTACGGTGACGGCGAGCATTAACGACAGTACCGAAAGTGTGGTAGTTAGCTTCCTGGATGAACATTCGACAGATGTCATCGATATTCTCGTCAGTGACAAGGCCGCTATTTACAATGATGGCAAGGATGCGGCCACCCTGACAGTCAGTGTTCTTGATGTGAACAATGAGATGGTGGCGGGGGCAACGGTCACCTGGAGCACGACGCTGGGGACCCTGGAGAGCGCCACTTCTGAAACGGACGTGAACGGGCAGGCACAGGTCATGCTGACTGCTGACGGAGATATTGGCAACGCGGTTGTCACTGCGACACTGGATAACGGAGACAAGGCCACGTCGACGATAAGCGTACAGGATGTTGCAGAGACCTATACGATTATTGATTTATATCAAGATAATATTCTTGTGAATGACGGGGTTAATTCTGCCGACCTGAGGGCGATTGTTTTGTACCGGGATGGCGCGCCAGTTTCTCATAATAGCATCCCGGTTTACTGGGAAACCACTCTGGGTACGTTGCGTGCCGCGACGATACAAACGGATCAATCGGGATGGGTAGATAACTACCTTACTGACCTGGGGTGA
- the atsA gene encoding Arylsulfatase has protein sequence MSRMPFCKTLLASMLSVACCSFSAQAAPDNNTATTAPQQSKGKGKPNIVVIFGDDIGYWNLSTYNQGMMRYKTPNIDSIAAEGAKFTSYYAEQSSTAGRSSFITGQMPFRTGMSKVGMPGAPQGLQKDDPTIASILKQLGYATGQFGKNHLGDRDEFLPTAHGFDEFMGNLYHLNAEEEPENPDYPKDPAFRKEFGPRGVIKSTADGKIEDTGPLNTKRMETVDEETLAANNDFMERQVKANKPFFTWYNTTRMHNKTHIKAADKGVTGLGDYADGMVEHDKIVGEVLKKIKDLGIEDNTIVVYTTDNGPMIATWPDSGMTPFRGEKNTGWEGGFRVPAMIRWPGHIKPGTLINDMFGSNDWFPTLVAAAGVPDIKQQLLKGYKTTAMTYKVHLDGYNQLDFLQGKGPDQRKEFFYWSDDGDLLAMRYSRWKMHFMIQEHTGLDLWKYPFIKLRTPLLFDLEIDPLERGDDGMDYNHWFYDRLFLLGGAQKYAKEIIESFKEFPPRQKPGSFTVSDVSAMIEQGNPSTN, from the coding sequence ATGTCACGAATGCCTTTTTGCAAAACGTTGTTAGCCTCAATGCTGTCTGTTGCCTGTTGTTCATTCAGCGCACAAGCCGCACCGGACAACAACACAGCTACCACCGCCCCGCAGCAAAGTAAAGGTAAAGGCAAACCCAATATCGTGGTGATCTTTGGCGATGATATTGGTTACTGGAATCTCAGTACCTACAACCAGGGAATGATGAGGTATAAAACCCCGAACATTGACAGCATCGCGGCGGAAGGTGCCAAGTTTACCTCCTACTACGCGGAACAAAGCTCCACCGCTGGCCGCTCATCCTTTATCACCGGTCAGATGCCGTTCCGTACCGGGATGAGCAAGGTCGGCATGCCCGGAGCGCCGCAGGGTCTGCAGAAAGATGACCCCACCATCGCGTCGATTCTCAAGCAACTGGGTTATGCCACCGGACAGTTCGGTAAAAACCACCTCGGCGATCGGGATGAGTTCCTGCCGACGGCCCATGGCTTTGACGAGTTTATGGGTAACCTCTACCACCTGAATGCGGAAGAAGAGCCGGAGAACCCGGACTATCCGAAAGATCCTGCATTCCGTAAAGAGTTTGGCCCGCGTGGCGTCATTAAATCCACCGCCGATGGCAAAATTGAAGATACCGGACCGCTCAACACCAAACGTATGGAAACGGTCGATGAGGAGACGCTGGCGGCCAACAATGACTTTATGGAACGTCAGGTTAAAGCCAACAAGCCCTTCTTCACCTGGTATAACACTACCCGCATGCACAACAAGACCCATATCAAAGCAGCTGACAAAGGGGTGACCGGATTGGGTGACTACGCTGACGGCATGGTCGAGCACGACAAGATTGTGGGCGAAGTGCTGAAGAAGATTAAAGATCTCGGCATTGAAGATAACACTATCGTGGTTTACACCACCGATAATGGCCCGATGATCGCCACCTGGCCTGACTCGGGGATGACACCGTTCCGTGGTGAGAAAAACACCGGCTGGGAAGGTGGTTTCCGAGTACCGGCGATGATCAGGTGGCCAGGACATATCAAGCCTGGCACCCTGATCAACGATATGTTTGGCAGTAATGACTGGTTCCCTACGCTGGTTGCCGCCGCCGGGGTGCCGGATATCAAACAGCAGTTGCTGAAAGGCTACAAAACCACCGCGATGACCTACAAAGTTCACCTCGATGGCTATAACCAGCTCGACTTCCTGCAGGGTAAAGGACCGGATCAGCGCAAAGAGTTCTTCTACTGGAGTGATGACGGCGACTTACTGGCGATGCGATATAGCCGCTGGAAAATGCACTTCATGATCCAGGAGCATACCGGCCTGGATCTGTGGAAATACCCATTTATTAAGTTGCGTACGCCGCTCCTGTTTGACTTGGAAATCGATCCACTCGAAAGAGGCGATGACGGCATGGATTACAACCACTGGTTCTATGACCGTCTGTTCCTGCTAGGCGGCGCACAGAAATACGCCAAAGAGATAATTGAAAGCTTCAAAGAGTTCCCACCGAGGCAGAAGCCAGGTTCGTTCACCGTGTCAGACGTATCCGCGATGATTGAGCAAGGTAATCCGTCAACTAACTGA
- a CDS encoding Invasin, with translation MTAGTSTVTAKVGDSEQKVDVNFVADSDTAEITDGNLSVGTGATANGKDINAITAKVTDANGNPLANQTVTFNVAEGATITPHEVQTGADGNAGATVTSLKAGTYAVTAEVNGKGTSKNTTFVADKDSAGIADGDLAVGDNNAVADGKSTDSVTAKVTDANGNPVSGVEVSFLAGNDATVVTETVTTGADGMAATTLTSMTAGTSTVTAKVGDSEQKVDVNFVADSDTAEITDGNLSVGTGATANGKDINAITAKVTDANGNPLANQTVTFNVAEGATITPHEVQTGADGNAGATVTSLKAGTYAVTAEVNGKGTSKNTTFVADKDSAGIADGDLAVGDNNAVADGKSTDSVTAKVTDANGNPVSGVEVSFLAGNDATVVTETVTTGADGMAATTLTSMTAGTSTVTAKVGDSEQKVDVNFVADSDTAAITDENLVIGHDNTVASGKVTDGVTATATVTDENGNPVADQEVIFTVTEGANITTVKGTTGAKGKAAAVVTSAKAGAYTVTAKVNDSEAKKDAHFVADSDTAEITDGNLSVGTGATANGKDINAITAKVTDANGNPLANQTVTFNVAEGATITPHEVQTGADGNAGATVTSLKAGTYAVTAEVNGKGTSKNTTFVADKDSAGIADGDLAVGDNNAVADGKSTDSVTAKVTDANGNPVSGVEVSFLAGNDATVVTETVTTGADGMAATTLTSMTAGTSTVTAKVGDSEQKVDVNFVADSDTAAITDENLVIGHDNTVASGKVTDGVTATATVTDENGNPVADQEVIFTVTEGANITTVKGTTGAKGKAAAVVTSAKAGAYTVTAKVNDSEAKKDAHFVADSDTAEITDGNLSVGTGATANGKDINAITAKVTDANGNPLANQTVTFNVAEGATITPHEVQTGADGNAGATVTSLKAGTYAVTAEVNGKGTSKNTTFVADKDSAGIADGDLAVGDNNAVADGKSTDSVTAKVTDANGNPVSGVEVSFLAGNDATVVTETVTTGADGMAATTLTSMTAGTSTVTAKVGDSEQKVDVNFVADSDTAEITDGNLSVGTGATANGKDINAITAKVTDANGNPLANQTVTFNVAEGATITPHEVQTGADGNAGATVTSLKAGTYAVTAEVNGKGTSKNTTFVADKDSAGIADGDLAVGDNNAVADGKSTDSVTAKVTDANGNPVSGVEVSFLAGNDATVVTETVTTGADGMAATTLTSMTAGTSTVTAKVGDSEQKVDVNFVADSDTAEITDGNLSVGTGATANGKDINAITAKVTDANGNPLANQTVTFNVAEGATITPHEVQTGADGNAGATVTSLKAGTYAVTAEVNGKGTSKNTTFVADKDAYLIVGVGAVANGTDTNAVIVLVTDANNNPVADQAVAFTVTEGATITPVKATTDADGKVTAGVTSTTAGVYTVTATVNGDIMKRQKTYFKPDIDIPRPTSYMKWDKTHMVYSCDSNSSWNILIAAKLVAGDGSLVNGKLGGQHELGLTLYYEPYQFRYSKLVDYGGTLTCKFLVGSTSATIPPKYNYRR, from the coding sequence ATGACGGCGGGCACCTCGACGGTGACGGCGAAGGTGGGCGACAGCGAGCAGAAGGTTGACGTGAACTTCGTGGCCGACAGTGACACCGCTGAAATCACCGACGGCAATCTGAGCGTGGGCACGGGTGCAACGGCCAATGGCAAGGACATCAATGCGATCACTGCAAAAGTCACCGATGCGAACGGCAACCCGCTCGCCAACCAGACCGTGACGTTCAATGTGGCGGAAGGGGCAACCATCACACCACATGAGGTGCAAACAGGGGCGGATGGTAATGCCGGCGCCACAGTGACGAGCCTGAAGGCGGGCACCTATGCGGTGACAGCAGAAGTGAATGGCAAGGGCACGAGCAAAAACACGACGTTCGTGGCGGATAAGGACTCGGCCGGCATTGCTGACGGCGACTTGGCGGTGGGTGACAACAATGCTGTAGCCGACGGAAAGTCGACGGACAGTGTGACCGCAAAAGTCACCGATGCGAACGGCAACCCGGTCTCTGGTGTGGAGGTGAGCTTCCTGGCAGGCAACGACGCGACGGTGGTGACGGAAACCGTTACGACCGGAGCGGACGGTATGGCCGCGACCACCCTGACCAGCATGACGGCGGGCACCTCGACGGTGACGGCGAAGGTGGGCGACAGCGAGCAGAAGGTTGACGTGAACTTCGTGGCCGACAGTGACACCGCTGAAATCACCGACGGCAATCTGAGCGTGGGCACGGGTGCAACGGCCAATGGCAAGGACATCAATGCGATCACTGCAAAAGTCACCGATGCGAACGGCAACCCGCTCGCCAACCAGACCGTGACGTTCAATGTGGCGGAAGGGGCAACCATCACACCACATGAGGTGCAAACAGGGGCGGATGGTAATGCCGGCGCCACAGTGACGAGCCTGAAGGCGGGCACCTATGCGGTGACAGCAGAAGTGAATGGCAAGGGCACGAGCAAAAACACGACGTTCGTGGCGGATAAGGACTCGGCCGGCATTGCTGACGGCGACTTGGCGGTGGGTGACAACAATGCTGTAGCCGACGGAAAGTCGACGGACAGTGTGACCGCAAAAGTCACCGATGCGAACGGCAACCCGGTCTCTGGTGTGGAGGTGAGCTTCCTGGCAGGCAACGACGCGACGGTGGTGACGGAAACCGTTACGACCGGAGCGGACGGTATGGCCGCGACCACCCTGACCAGCATGACGGCGGGCACCTCGACGGTGACGGCGAAGGTGGGCGACAGCGAGCAGAAGGTTGACGTGAACTTCGTGGCCGACAGTGACACCGCTGCCATTACTGATGAGAACCTGGTAATCGGTCATGACAACACGGTCGCGAGCGGCAAGGTAACTGATGGTGTGACCGCCACGGCAACGGTAACTGATGAGAATGGTAATCCGGTTGCCGATCAGGAGGTTATCTTTACTGTGACCGAAGGGGCGAACATCACTACGGTGAAAGGGACTACCGGGGCTAAAGGTAAGGCTGCAGCAGTAGTGACCAGTGCCAAAGCAGGGGCTTATACAGTAACCGCGAAGGTTAATGATAGCGAAGCTAAGAAAGATGCTCACTTCGTGGCCGACAGTGACACCGCTGAAATCACCGACGGCAATCTGAGCGTGGGCACGGGTGCAACGGCCAATGGCAAGGACATCAATGCGATCACTGCAAAAGTCACCGATGCGAACGGCAACCCGCTCGCCAACCAGACCGTGACGTTCAATGTGGCGGAAGGGGCAACCATCACACCACATGAGGTGCAAACAGGGGCGGATGGTAATGCCGGCGCCACAGTGACGAGCCTGAAGGCGGGCACCTATGCGGTGACAGCAGAAGTGAATGGCAAGGGCACGAGCAAAAACACGACGTTCGTGGCGGATAAGGACTCGGCCGGCATTGCTGACGGCGACTTGGCGGTGGGTGACAACAATGCTGTAGCCGACGGAAAGTCGACGGACAGTGTGACCGCAAAAGTCACCGATGCGAACGGCAACCCGGTCTCTGGTGTGGAGGTGAGCTTCCTGGCAGGCAACGACGCGACGGTGGTGACGGAAACCGTTACGACCGGAGCGGACGGTATGGCCGCGACCACCCTGACCAGCATGACGGCGGGCACCTCGACGGTGACGGCGAAGGTGGGCGACAGCGAGCAGAAGGTTGACGTGAACTTCGTGGCCGACAGTGACACCGCTGCCATTACTGATGAGAACCTGGTAATCGGTCATGACAACACGGTCGCGAGCGGCAAGGTAACTGATGGTGTGACCGCCACGGCAACGGTAACTGATGAGAATGGTAATCCGGTTGCCGATCAGGAGGTTATCTTTACTGTGACCGAAGGGGCGAACATCACTACGGTGAAAGGGACTACCGGGGCTAAAGGTAAGGCTGCAGCAGTAGTGACCAGTGCCAAAGCAGGGGCTTATACAGTAACCGCGAAGGTTAATGATAGCGAAGCTAAGAAAGATGCTCACTTCGTGGCCGACAGTGACACCGCTGAAATCACCGACGGCAATCTGAGCGTGGGCACGGGTGCAACGGCCAATGGCAAGGACATCAATGCGATCACTGCAAAAGTCACCGATGCGAACGGCAACCCGCTCGCCAACCAGACCGTGACGTTCAATGTGGCGGAAGGGGCAACCATCACACCACATGAGGTGCAAACAGGGGCGGATGGTAATGCCGGCGCCACAGTGACGAGCCTGAAGGCGGGCACCTATGCGGTGACAGCAGAAGTGAATGGCAAGGGCACGAGCAAAAACACGACGTTCGTGGCGGATAAGGACTCGGCCGGCATTGCTGACGGCGACTTGGCGGTGGGTGACAACAATGCTGTAGCCGACGGAAAGTCGACGGACAGTGTGACCGCAAAAGTCACCGATGCGAACGGCAACCCGGTCTCTGGTGTGGAGGTGAGCTTCCTGGCAGGCAACGACGCGACGGTGGTGACGGAAACCGTTACGACCGGAGCGGACGGTATGGCCGCGACCACCCTGACCAGCATGACGGCGGGCACCTCGACGGTGACGGCGAAGGTGGGCGACAGCGAGCAGAAGGTTGACGTGAACTTCGTGGCCGACAGTGACACCGCTGAAATCACCGACGGCAATCTGAGCGTGGGCACGGGTGCAACGGCCAATGGCAAGGACATCAATGCGATCACTGCAAAAGTCACCGATGCGAACGGCAACCCGCTCGCCAACCAGACCGTGACGTTCAATGTGGCGGAAGGGGCAACCATCACACCACATGAGGTGCAAACAGGGGCGGATGGTAATGCCGGCGCCACAGTGACGAGCCTGAAGGCGGGCACCTATGCGGTGACAGCAGAAGTGAATGGCAAGGGCACGAGCAAAAACACGACGTTCGTGGCGGATAAGGACTCGGCCGGCATTGCTGACGGCGACTTGGCGGTGGGTGACAACAATGCTGTAGCCGACGGAAAGTCGACGGACAGTGTGACCGCAAAAGTCACCGATGCGAACGGCAACCCGGTCTCTGGTGTGGAGGTGAGCTTCCTGGCAGGCAACGACGCGACGGTGGTGACGGAAACCGTTACGACCGGAGCGGACGGTATGGCCGCGACCACCCTGACCAGCATGACGGCGGGCACCTCGACGGTGACGGCGAAGGTGGGCGACAGCGAGCAGAAGGTTGACGTGAACTTCGTGGCCGACAGTGACACCGCTGAAATCACCGACGGCAATCTGAGCGTGGGCACGGGTGCAACGGCCAATGGCAAGGACATCAATGCGATCACTGCAAAAGTCACCGATGCGAACGGCAACCCGCTCGCCAACCAGACCGTGACGTTCAATGTGGCGGAAGGGGCAACCATCACACCACATGAGGTGCAAACAGGGGCGGATGGTAATGCCGGCGCCACAGTGACGAGCCTGAAGGCGGGCACCTATGCGGTGACAGCAGAAGTGAATGGCAAGGGCACGAGCAAAAACACGACGTTCGTGGCGGATAAGGACGCTTACCTGATTGTGGGCGTGGGCGCCGTGGCCAACGGCACGGACACCAATGCGGTCATTGTCCTGGTGACGGATGCGAACAACAACCCGGTAGCTGACCAGGCTGTGGCTTTCACGGTGACAGAGGGGGCGACCATCACTCCGGTGAAAGCGACCACGGACGCAGACGGCAAGGTAACGGCAGGTGTGACCAGCACCACGGCGGGTGTTTATACGGTAACGGCGACGGTGAACGGGGATATCATGAAGAGGCAAAAAACTTACTTCAAGCCAGACATCGACATCCCTCGACCTACTTCTTACATGAAATGGGATAAAACCCATATGGTATATAGCTGCGATAGCAATTCTTCTTGGAACATCTTAATTGCTGCTAAATTGGTTGCTGGTGATGGTTCTCTGGTAAACGGCAAGTTAGGAGGTCAACATGAGTTAGGTTTGACCCTTTACTATGAACCTTATCAATTTAGATACTCAAAACTTGTAGACTATGGCGGTACATTGACATGTAAATTCTTGGTGGGTTCGACCTCTGCCACAATACCTCCTAAGTACAACTATCGACGGTGA